From the genome of Anopheles moucheti chromosome 3, idAnoMoucSN_F20_07, whole genome shotgun sequence, one region includes:
- the LOC128305625 gene encoding reticulon-4 receptor-like 2, which produces MMFKLLILVVFLCVSLSTTYGYECSERASDGYCVVVNVTEPYEHATYPQNETLIWIRNSTIPVFNRTLFAPLVEVEYLMIHRLQIEQLHLDGCESLQVLFASYNAIDRVSAVEGLPLRQLHLYHNQLTDVSALRTLADIEQLYLHDNLLESLRLDTFVLMRELKILTLQRNRLRTIVTGTANKLLVLPRIEQLFLQFNQLPHLDTGLWRMERLRVLDLSHNQLAYLLTFLEELPALRTLGLHHNPWHCSWLYGMLERLEARELDGDDGSIGFDEEASCPGFRLDDRICCNENATTPDPVLLLVSRSGIVDELRQQIRGATRRIETLEEAQRKQTHQFGELAERFATIEQLCGQRAKEAN; this is translated from the coding sequence ATGATGTTTAAGTTGCTGATTTTGGTGGTGTTTCTGTGTGTATCACTCAGCACCACCTACGGTTACGAATGTTCTGAGCGCGCATCTGATGGATATTGTGTGGTGGTTAACGTTACTGAGCCCTACGAACATGCAACCTATCCGCAGAACGAAACATTGATTTGGATTCGCAACAGCACGATTCCAGTGTTCAATCGCACACTGTTCGCGCCGCTCGTTGAGGTAGAATACCTCATGATACATCGGCTCCAGATCGAGCAGCTTCATCTGGACGGTTGCGAGTCGTTGCAAGTTCTGTTTGCCTCGTATAACGCAATCGATCGGGTCAGTGCGGTTGAGGGACTGCCACTGCGACAGTTACATCTCTACCATAATCAACTCACCGACGTTAGCGCACTACGGACACTCGCCGATATCGAGCAGCTTTATCTGCACGATAATCTGCTCGAATCGCTACGCCTCGACACGTTCGTGCTGATGCGAGAGCTTAAAATACTCACCCTGCAGCGCAATCGGCTGCGTACAATCGTGACAGGAACGGCAAATAAGCTACTGGTGTTGCCGCGAATCGAGCAGCTGTTCCTGCAGTTCAATCAGCTGCCCCATCTCGACACCGGGCTGTGGCGTATGGAGCGTCTCCGTGTGCTCGATTTGAGTCATAACCAGCTCGCCTACCTTCTCACCTTTCTCGAGGAATTGCCCGCGCTGCGTACACTGGGGCTGCACCACAATCCGTGGCATTGTAGCTGGCTGTACGGGATGCTGGAACGGTTGGAAGCCCGCGAACTTGACGGCGATGATGGTTCCATTGGATTCGATGAAGAAGCGTCCTGTCCGGGCTTTCGGCTGGATGATCGAATCTGTTGCAATGAAAACGCTACGACACCCGATCCAGTTCTGCTGCTCGTCAGTCGTAGCGGTATCGTCGATGAGCTCCGGCAGCAGATTCGTGGTGCAACGCGACGAATCGAAACACTCGAAGAAGCGCAACGGAAGCAGACCCATCAGTTCGGTGAGCTGGCTGAAAGATTTGCTACGATAGAGCAGCTATGTGGACAACGAGCCAAAGAAGCTAACTGA